The nucleotide window CGCGCGCGCACCTGCATGCGGGCCGCGCGCTCGAGATACACGGCCAGATAAGCGGCTTCCTCGATATAGGCACCCGTCGTCAACTGTCCATGATGCGCGAGCAGAATCGTCCGCTTGTCGCCGAGCGCCTCCGAGATGACCACGCCTTCCTGGTCCGCGATCGGCACGCCGGGCCAATCGGCAAGAAACGCGCAGTCGTTGTGAAGCGGCGTCATATCCATGTGCGCGATCACGAGCGGTTGGCGCGCCGCAACGAGTGCCGATACATACGGCGAATGCGTATGGATGATCGCGTTGGTCCGCGCACGCGCGTCGTACACCCACAGATGAAAACGCGTGGCCGGGTTCGCCATGCCGTTGCCGCCGATCGTATTCAGATCGGCGTCGACTTCGATAAAGTCGTCGGGCGTCGCTTCGTCGAAGCCGACACCGAATCGCAACGTCCAGTAACAGCGCGGATTGTCCGAGCGCGCCGTGATCTGTCCCGCGAGGCCGGCTTCCTGTCCTGTCATCGCGAGAATGCGGCATGCGCACGCCAGCGTTTCCTGGAGCGTGCGCGCCTTCGGCTTCAGGTGGTCGTTCATCTCCTGCGTCGCGCGTTCATCGAAATACTTCTTTTCTCTCAATTGCATCGAACCCCTCCATCTGCGAAAAACAGCAAACCACGCATCGGGCCGCACGCACCGGTAGCCGACGCGACGCCGGCACGCGGCGCCTCACGCGGGAATCGTTGCAGTATTCGCAAAACGGCGCGAGGAAGCCAGCACGCGCCGTTCATACCAGCTATGCATGCGCATCGCACAGTGCTTCCGAGCGCAAACGGATGTGCATGCGGGGAGCGTTGGCGCGAATGCAGATCGCTTCGACACGAAAGACGGGCTTCGGAAATCGGCAAGCAGCTTCGCGTCGCACTGCGGCGTCGGACTGTTCACGCGGCCCGCGATCTGGCCGGCACGATGCCGCGCTGCGCCGCCGATCGGAATAAAGCGTCATCGCCAACTGTCTTCACGAACATCAGCCTGCGCATTGCGCCGGATATGCGGGGCGCAGCCCTACGCGCCCTTTTACACCCGTCTACAGGGACTTTCGTGATGCAACTCAATCTTCCTCATATCGTAGCTGAAGTGTCCGCCGCTTTCGCGGCCTACGAGCGCGCGCTTGCCGACCACGACAACATGACGATCAACATGCTTTTCTGGCAGAGCCCGCACACCGTGCGCTATGGAATCGCCGAGATCCAGCACGGCAGCGACCAGATCCGCGCGTACCGCAAGATCAGCACGCCGGTTCCGAAATCACGGCGGCTGCATCGCACGGTCGTCACGACATTCGGCACCGATTACGCGACGGTCAGCACGGAATTCATCAGCACGGAGACCGATCAGATCGGCCGTCAGATGCAAACATGGGCAAAGGTCGGCCCCGACTCGCAGCCGGAGGCCGGCCTGTATGGCGGATGGCGCATCGTTGCCGCTCATGTGAGCCTGATCGATAAGCCTTGAGGCCGACACCCGCGCGACCTGACGGCTACCCTTGCGTTGCGCGAAGTGCATCGCCGCGCTGCAACGATTCGCGATACAGCCGTGCCATTTCCGCGCGCACACTCGCCGCATCGCGATTGAGCGTTTCGCGCAGGGCGCGGCTGATGTCGTCGCCAAACACCTCGTCGCAGCCCGCCTCGATGCCTGCAAGCGTGCGCGACGCGACTTCCTGCGGCGTCACCTTCGTGTCGCTCACGTGCGCGGCCATATCCGTGTCGATAAATCCGGCGAACACGCCGACAACCTGCGTGCCGCGCGGCGCAAGCTCGGTGCGCAGTCCGTCGGTAACCGCGAGCGCAGCCGCCTTCGACGCGCAATACGCCGGATTGAACGCATAGGTGTACCAGCTCGCCACCGAAAGCATATTGACGATGCATCCGCCTCCGTGCTTCACGAGCACCGGTGCGAATGCACGCGACATCGCCAGCGTGCCGAAGTAATTCACCTCCATCTCCGCTCGCGCGAGCTCGAACGTATCGGGATCGAGCAATGGTTGCATGCGCATCCTTCCCGCATTGTTGACGAGTATGTCGATATCGGCGCATTGCGCGAGCGCCGCATCGATATCGACGGCCGACGTCACGTCGAGCTGCACCGGCGCGACGCGCGGGTCGGTCATGGCACCGCCCGTTGCGCGGCTCATGGCAGCGATATCGCGCGCGCCGGCATAGACCTTCGCTGCTCCCGCCTGCAGAAACGCCTCGACAAACGCCCTTCCTAACCCCCGATTCGCCCCGGTCACCAGCACGCGGCTTCCCTGAATTTTCATCGCACACTCCTTTCGAAAACACGTTGACGGGGTCCATTCTGGCCATCGGCGAGCCATTGCGCGATATCATCGTTGTCATTGCATTCATGACGGAGTGGCATAGATGCCCGGATTCGACGAACGCATGCTGAACGGCATGAGCGTGTTTACGGCCATTGTCGACGCGGGCAGCTTCGCCGCGGCGGGCGAACAGCTCGATATGTCGCAATCGGGCGTGAGCCGCGCAGTCGCGCGGCTCGAGGCGCGGCTCGGCATTCGCCTGCTCGATCGCACGACACGCGTCGTATCGTTGACCGACGAAGGCCGCCGGTTCTACGAACAGGTCACGCCGTTGATCGCCGGCCTCGAAGAAGCGGCCGCCACCGCCTCGGGCGGCGCGACGGTCGTGCGCGGCCGGCTGCGCGTCAATATCGACCCGTTCTTTTCGCGGCTCATCCTCGGCCCGCGCCTCGAATCGTTCATGAACGGCCATCCGGACCTGCTGCTCGAACTGATCACGCGCGACCAGCTGGGCGATATGGTCACCGAAGGTTTCGACCTCGCGGTGCGCTTCGGCGAGCCGCGCGCATCGAGTCTCGTCGCGCGCAAGCTGTTCGATACGCGCATCGTGACCGTCGCCGCGCCGTCATACCTGAAGCGCAATGGCCGCCCGCTCACGCCGCAGGAATTGGGCAAGGGCTTGCATCCATGCATCGAGTTCCGCGATCCGGAAACCGGGCGCCCGTTCGGCTGGGAATTTCATCGCAAACGCAAGAAACTCGAGGTCGAGACCCACGGGCAGCTTGTCGTCAACGACGTCGCAACGATGCTGAGCGTCTGCCTGTCCGGCTATGGCATTGCGCAGGTCATGCAGATCAGCGCGGAACAGCTGCTTGCCGACGGCCGGCTCGTCGATCTGTTTCCCGATTGGCCCGACGAGCGTTTTCCGCTCTACGCGCTCTATCCGTCGCGGCATCACCCGCCGGCGAAAACGCGAGCCTTCCTCGAATTCGTGATGTCGTTGACACCGCATCCATCGGCATAGAGCCGATATAACGCGCGCGCCAATTATTGCGAAATTCAGAAAAC belongs to Paraburkholderia sp. SOS3 and includes:
- a CDS encoding LysR family transcriptional regulator, encoding MPGFDERMLNGMSVFTAIVDAGSFAAAGEQLDMSQSGVSRAVARLEARLGIRLLDRTTRVVSLTDEGRRFYEQVTPLIAGLEEAAATASGGATVVRGRLRVNIDPFFSRLILGPRLESFMNGHPDLLLELITRDQLGDMVTEGFDLAVRFGEPRASSLVARKLFDTRIVTVAAPSYLKRNGRPLTPQELGKGLHPCIEFRDPETGRPFGWEFHRKRKKLEVETHGQLVVNDVATMLSVCLSGYGIAQVMQISAEQLLADGRLVDLFPDWPDERFPLYALYPSRHHPPAKTRAFLEFVMSLTPHPSA
- the hpxZ gene encoding oxalurate catabolism protein HpxZ, encoding MQLNLPHIVAEVSAAFAAYERALADHDNMTINMLFWQSPHTVRYGIAEIQHGSDQIRAYRKISTPVPKSRRLHRTVVTTFGTDYATVSTEFISTETDQIGRQMQTWAKVGPDSQPEAGLYGGWRIVAAHVSLIDKP
- a CDS encoding aldolase — its product is MQLREKKYFDERATQEMNDHLKPKARTLQETLACACRILAMTGQEAGLAGQITARSDNPRCYWTLRFGVGFDEATPDDFIEVDADLNTIGGNGMANPATRFHLWVYDARARTNAIIHTHSPYVSALVAARQPLVIAHMDMTPLHNDCAFLADWPGVPIADQEGVVISEALGDKRTILLAHHGQLTTGAYIEEAAYLAVYLERAARMQVRARAFGPIASVPDDLAAQAHDYLLKPSIVKGTFDYWCRQADRM
- a CDS encoding SDR family oxidoreductase, encoding MKIQGSRVLVTGANRGLGRAFVEAFLQAGAAKVYAGARDIAAMSRATGGAMTDPRVAPVQLDVTSAVDIDAALAQCADIDILVNNAGRMRMQPLLDPDTFELARAEMEVNYFGTLAMSRAFAPVLVKHGGGCIVNMLSVASWYTYAFNPAYCASKAAALAVTDGLRTELAPRGTQVVGVFAGFIDTDMAAHVSDTKVTPQEVASRTLAGIEAGCDEVFGDDISRALRETLNRDAASVRAEMARLYRESLQRGDALRATQG